From Methanosarcina lacustris Z-7289, one genomic window encodes:
- the hpt gene encoding hypoxanthine/guanine phosphoribosyltransferase, whose product MLERLKNSLINSPVMKRGEYNYFIHPISDGVPSLDPHMVKEIADYIAEIADMNVDTILTVEAMGIPVANALSLKTGIPLTIVRKRPYFLEGEVELSQSTGYSKGVLYINGLKKGDRVIIVDDVISTGGTLLALVRALKKMGVEVTDVISVIGRGDGYLKLEELGFKPKVLVTIDVSEKGVEIKDVFGDQ is encoded by the coding sequence ATGCTTGAAAGACTGAAAAATTCACTAATTAATTCCCCTGTGATGAAGCGAGGGGAATATAACTATTTTATCCATCCTATTTCTGATGGTGTACCTTCCCTCGATCCCCATATGGTAAAAGAGATTGCTGATTACATAGCAGAGATAGCAGATATGAACGTTGACACTATCCTGACTGTGGAAGCTATGGGCATCCCGGTTGCAAATGCCCTTTCCCTGAAAACCGGAATTCCTCTTACCATCGTCCGGAAGCGCCCTTACTTCCTTGAAGGAGAAGTGGAACTCTCCCAGAGCACGGGATATTCGAAGGGTGTCCTCTATATAAACGGGCTCAAAAAAGGAGATCGAGTAATTATCGTTGACGACGTTATCAGTACAGGTGGAACGCTTCTTGCTCTTGTAAGGGCGTTAAAAAAGATGGGCGTCGAGGTAACGGATGTAATTTCCGTTATAGGGCGTGGAGACGGCTATCTTAAGCTAGAGGAACTCGGATTTAAACCCAAGGTTCTCGTCACAATTGATGTGAGTGAGAAAGGTGTGGAGATTAAGGATGTCTTTGGGGATCAGTGA
- a CDS encoding UbiX family flavin prenyltransferase gives MEVIVGISGASGVQYGIRLLEVLAKKGIKTHLVLTEAAKQIIEIETDYLPIEVEKLATWNYSQKDFSAPIASGSYKTAGMVIAPCSMKTLGAIANGISDTLLTRAADVCLKEERKMILMTRETPLNLIHLENMLKAKRAGASILPACPGFYSRPKTLDDLIDIMAGRALDLLGVENEIYQRWE, from the coding sequence ATGGAAGTAATTGTAGGAATCAGCGGGGCTTCAGGAGTACAGTATGGGATCCGCCTTCTTGAAGTGCTGGCGAAAAAAGGGATAAAGACTCATCTTGTACTGACCGAAGCTGCAAAACAGATAATCGAGATCGAAACTGATTACTTACCCATTGAAGTGGAAAAACTTGCAACCTGGAATTATTCCCAGAAAGACTTTTCAGCGCCTATAGCCAGCGGTTCTTATAAAACTGCAGGCATGGTTATTGCTCCCTGCAGTATGAAAACTCTCGGGGCAATTGCAAATGGGATATCTGACACCCTTCTTACGAGGGCTGCAGACGTCTGCCTGAAAGAGGAGAGAAAAATGATCCTGATGACTCGCGAAACCCCTCTTAATCTCATACACCTTGAGAACATGCTGAAAGCTAAAAGAGCAGGAGCCAGTATTCTTCCAGCCTGTCCGGGTTTCTATTCCAGACCGAAAACCCTTGACGACCTCATAGACATCATGGCTGGCAGGGCGCTTGACCTTTTAGGAGTAGAAAACGAGATCTACCAGCGCTGGGAATGA
- a CDS encoding HD domain-containing protein, with amino-acid sequence MNVVLDPVHGYIEMDEIVQELLATPQMQRLRRIKQLGFSNLVYPGANHTRFEHSLGAMHLASMLMKNLDSIGEGKKKEIRAAALLHDVGHGPFSHVTENVIDKYTRHRHDDVKEIVGKGEIKEVLKKHGISPGDLAKHVKGETSLGQILSSEIDVDRMDYLVRDAHYTGVAFGIVDYNRLINQMHFYEDRLVVDYGGLKAAESLLVSRFWMNTSVYYHHVTRISEAMCSKAVEYMIKNGELDPARLRQMDDTDLTAAMRNASGYAGELARRLDARRLYKRALYTGLEDAGKGVLKHRDKIERTEKEIAELAGVDPQCVIVDIPKTPEMLEMKAMIKADHRLIPLNEASHFVSILQEAHMDNWRMGVYSPKEHCEAVGKAAKEYFNVKKATKQFKLSDLEKT; translated from the coding sequence ATGAACGTAGTTCTTGATCCCGTACACGGTTACATCGAAATGGATGAAATCGTCCAGGAACTTCTGGCTACCCCACAGATGCAGCGTCTCAGAAGGATCAAGCAGCTTGGCTTTTCAAACCTTGTATATCCGGGAGCAAACCATACCCGTTTTGAACACTCTCTCGGAGCCATGCACCTTGCCTCCATGCTGATGAAAAACCTCGATTCTATTGGAGAGGGTAAAAAAAAGGAGATAAGAGCTGCCGCTCTTTTGCACGATGTAGGGCATGGGCCTTTTTCCCACGTAACCGAGAATGTAATCGACAAGTATACCCGGCATAGGCATGATGATGTAAAAGAAATTGTAGGAAAAGGGGAAATAAAAGAAGTACTGAAAAAGCACGGGATTTCCCCCGGAGACCTTGCAAAACACGTCAAAGGCGAGACCTCTTTAGGACAAATCCTCAGCAGTGAGATCGATGTGGACAGGATGGACTACCTTGTCCGGGACGCTCATTACACAGGCGTTGCTTTCGGGATCGTGGACTACAACCGCCTGATCAACCAGATGCACTTTTACGAAGACAGGCTTGTTGTCGACTACGGGGGATTGAAAGCTGCCGAATCTCTTCTGGTTTCCCGTTTCTGGATGAATACCTCGGTTTACTACCATCACGTGACCAGAATCTCGGAAGCAATGTGCTCAAAAGCCGTGGAGTATATGATCAAAAATGGGGAACTTGACCCGGCCAGGCTCAGGCAGATGGACGACACAGACCTGACAGCAGCCATGCGAAACGCAAGCGGATATGCAGGAGAACTTGCCAGGCGGCTCGATGCGCGAAGACTCTATAAGCGGGCGCTTTATACAGGGCTTGAAGATGCAGGAAAAGGTGTGCTTAAGCACCGTGATAAAATTGAGAGAACTGAGAAGGAGATTGCAGAACTTGCAGGAGTAGACCCACAATGTGTGATTGTGGATATTCCAAAGACTCCTGAAATGCTGGAAATGAAAGCGATGATAAAAGCAGATCACAGGCTGATCCCGCTTAATGAAGCTTCACATTTCGTATCAATCCTGCAGGAAGCCCATATGGATAACTGGAGAATGGGGGTCTACAGCCCAAAAGAACACTGTGAAGCCGTGGGAAAAGCTGCAAAGGAATACTTTAACGTAAAAAAAGCCACAAAACAATTTAAGCTGAGTGACCTGGAAAAAACATAA
- the dph2 gene encoding diphthamide biosynthesis enzyme Dph2 — protein MSLGISEAFDLRPDYIISVIKDTKAKLVGFQFPEGLKRKGPKLAKVVEEATGAEVLISGDPCFGACDLDRTLLDHVDILFHFGHAELEDVKLSDKVYFIETRSSIDVRPVVEKAVSELKGQRIGLITTVQHVHKLSDACSVLEKLGKTCVIGRGDSRLAYPGQVLGCNFSAARDEDCDEYLYIGSGDFHPLGVSLSTKKRVLAADPFSGEVREVDPSKVLRQRSAVIANSLDAQVFGIIVSSKNGQMRLELASSLKELARKHGKEAHLILIDLVTPDQLLQFKVDAFVNTACPRLAVDEVGRFPSPMLTPQEFEIVLGEREWEKLVLDEITEEPV, from the coding sequence ATGTCTTTGGGGATCAGTGAAGCATTCGATTTAAGGCCTGACTATATAATCAGCGTAATAAAGGATACGAAAGCAAAGCTTGTGGGCTTTCAGTTTCCTGAAGGGCTGAAACGGAAAGGTCCTAAACTTGCGAAAGTCGTTGAAGAGGCTACCGGAGCTGAGGTTCTCATCTCAGGAGATCCCTGTTTTGGGGCATGTGACCTTGATCGGACTCTCCTTGACCACGTTGATATTCTTTTCCACTTCGGACATGCGGAACTGGAAGACGTTAAGCTTTCGGATAAGGTGTACTTTATCGAAACACGCTCATCAATTGATGTCCGGCCTGTTGTTGAGAAAGCTGTCTCTGAACTTAAAGGACAGAGAATAGGGCTGATCACCACGGTCCAGCATGTCCATAAGCTTTCGGATGCATGCAGTGTGCTCGAGAAACTGGGGAAAACCTGCGTTATCGGACGCGGAGACTCCAGGCTTGCCTATCCAGGGCAGGTGCTCGGCTGCAATTTTTCGGCAGCGAGGGATGAAGATTGTGATGAGTACCTTTATATTGGAAGCGGGGATTTCCATCCCCTTGGGGTATCTCTTTCCACAAAAAAACGTGTCCTTGCAGCTGACCCATTTTCCGGGGAAGTCCGTGAGGTTGACCCTTCAAAGGTTCTCCGCCAGCGGAGTGCGGTAATTGCAAATTCTCTGGATGCTCAGGTTTTCGGGATCATTGTCTCAAGCAAAAACGGGCAGATGAGACTGGAACTTGCTTCTTCTCTCAAAGAACTTGCAAGGAAACATGGAAAGGAAGCTCACCTGATCCTTATCGATCTCGTAACTCCTGACCAGCTGCTTCAGTTCAAGGTGGATGCTTTCGTAAACACTGCCTGTCCACGGCTTGCTGTGGATGAAGTGGGACGTTTTCCTTCCCCCATGCTGACGCCACAGGAGTTTGAGATCGTGCTTGGAGAACGTGAATGGGAAAAGCTTGTGCTGGACGAAATTACCGAGGAACCCGTATAA
- a CDS encoding RNA-guided endonuclease TnpB family protein: MLRGNRYRIYPNKEQKALMEKHFGSCRFVYNKLLEIKSLMYNKFRISLSEFDLNNHLLVLKEVYPWLKEVNAGALQQASRNLNKAFTNFFNFGFGYPQKKKKKDHHFSFQIPQHYSLDTSISKVLLPKFGWIKVKMHREISKGSLKTITISRTPTGKYYISFLTNDGEKLPEKQEFSHATLIGIDVGVTTFATLSTGEKIDNPKFLKNSLERLKYLQRRVSKKVKGSKNRRKAVYKLTIIHEKISNQRHDFQHKVSNRLISENQAIAVETLNIKGLKKNHKLAQVISDSAWYSFVLKLTYKAEWVGKTILKIGMFEPSSKTCNVCGYKLKELSLDIREWQCPDCKNTHDRDINAAINIKKIAVGTTV; encoded by the coding sequence ATGCTTCGAGGTAACAGATACCGAATTTACCCTAATAAGGAGCAAAAAGCCCTTATGGAAAAACACTTCGGTAGCTGTCGTTTTGTCTATAATAAACTCCTTGAAATCAAATCGTTAATGTATAACAAATTCAGAATAAGTCTCTCGGAGTTTGACCTTAATAATCACCTATTAGTTTTGAAAGAAGTGTATCCCTGGTTGAAAGAAGTTAATGCAGGAGCATTGCAACAAGCAAGTAGAAATCTGAATAAAGCTTTTACAAACTTCTTTAATTTTGGATTTGGGTATCCTCAAAAGAAAAAGAAAAAGGATCACCATTTTTCGTTTCAGATTCCTCAACACTATAGTCTTGATACATCTATTTCCAAAGTTTTGTTGCCTAAGTTTGGTTGGATTAAGGTTAAGATGCATAGGGAAATTAGCAAAGGAAGTTTGAAAACTATAACTATATCCAGAACACCAACAGGAAAATACTACATAAGTTTTCTAACAAATGATGGAGAAAAACTTCCCGAAAAACAAGAATTTTCTCATGCTACCTTGATTGGAATAGATGTAGGAGTTACGACTTTCGCTACTCTTTCTACCGGAGAAAAAATTGATAACCCAAAATTCCTGAAAAACTCTCTTGAAAGATTGAAATATTTGCAAAGAAGAGTTTCTAAGAAAGTTAAAGGTTCAAAAAACCGGAGAAAGGCAGTCTATAAACTTACGATAATCCACGAAAAAATAAGTAATCAAAGGCATGATTTCCAGCATAAAGTTTCAAATCGGTTAATCAGCGAAAACCAGGCAATAGCCGTTGAAACTCTCAATATTAAAGGATTAAAGAAAAACCACAAATTAGCTCAGGTTATCAGTGATTCAGCATGGTATTCTTTCGTACTGAAATTAACGTACAAAGCTGAATGGGTAGGAAAAACTATACTGAAAATAGGTATGTTTGAACCTTCCTCTAAAACCTGTAACGTTTGTGGTTATAAACTTAAAGAATTAAGTTTAGATATTAGAGAGTGGCAATGTCCTGATTGCAAAAATACGCATGATAGAGACATTAACGCCGCTATCAATATTAAGAAAATTGCTGTAGGGACTACAGTTTGA
- a CDS encoding FmdE family protein has protein sequence MIGIREIANWKIKTKIIDFVLLTILVFSLGSIPGMAHEADNPELMAQVFAAAEANLGGIGPENTLIITDIGSPAKSYVFLDDFYSEFYGKELLYTKNLLIVQNARNAPLWFAFFNKSSGNCTYIEVSYGDENEISYQVTENIDFDTLSASPESIAAWSEKVSAKVFDGREFAIFTISNAWATGDLDYELLQCLELHNHFCPGVSSGYVLANWMEENYPLEDGVSYTVFSCPNWCKEDVFVKRWDTTPGKGGIWVSALTDEEIEAIGNSPAGIFVVTDKNAGTMQAVALGFDFDVVNAKCGAKEDNPAWLSKYLMDLWLMDRENWDEEGLVTEIAVIDIDEDTLSEMKQAGTNPYVVLGLLNPAGNGNHSVDKSELMDQVFAEAEESLGGLNPENTLILTDIGSPAESDFFLNNFYSEFYGRELQYTQNLLAVQNARNAPLWFAFFDKSSGNCTYIEVSYGNDTEISYQVTENIDFDTLSKNQTSIDAWSAKVNSSVFDGREFAILTICNAWATGDLDYELMQCLELHNHFCPGVSSGYVLANWMEDNYPLEDGVSYTVFSSPQWCKDDVFLKRWDATPGTGGIWVSELTDEQIEAIDNSLAGIFVVKDKNAGTLKAVVLGYDSDLVSAQCGAKKNDPAWVSKYLTDLWLMDPDNWEGLVTEIAVIDIDEDTLSEMELADTNPYEVLGLLNSTGNVSA, from the coding sequence ATGATTGGAATACGTGAAATTGCTAACTGGAAAATCAAAACAAAAATCATTGATTTTGTTTTACTGACAATACTTGTTTTCTCCCTTGGTTCCATACCGGGGATGGCACATGAAGCTGATAATCCGGAGTTGATGGCTCAGGTTTTTGCCGCAGCCGAAGCAAACCTTGGAGGCATAGGACCTGAAAACACCCTTATTATCACGGACATCGGTTCTCCTGCAAAGTCTTATGTTTTTCTGGACGATTTCTATTCAGAGTTTTATGGAAAGGAGTTACTGTATACAAAGAACCTGCTTATAGTCCAGAACGCGAGGAATGCCCCTCTCTGGTTTGCTTTCTTTAACAAATCCAGCGGGAACTGTACTTATATCGAGGTTTCATACGGAGATGAGAATGAGATAAGCTACCAGGTAACGGAAAATATAGATTTTGACACCCTTTCCGCAAGCCCGGAGTCCATAGCAGCCTGGAGTGAAAAAGTAAGCGCAAAGGTGTTTGACGGGCGTGAATTTGCTATCTTTACAATCTCCAATGCCTGGGCTACCGGAGATCTTGATTATGAACTTCTGCAGTGTCTGGAACTGCACAACCACTTCTGTCCAGGGGTTTCCAGTGGTTATGTACTTGCAAACTGGATGGAAGAGAATTACCCGCTTGAAGATGGGGTAAGTTATACGGTTTTCTCCTGCCCCAACTGGTGCAAAGAAGATGTTTTCGTAAAGCGCTGGGATACAACCCCTGGAAAAGGAGGGATCTGGGTTTCTGCCCTGACAGATGAAGAAATCGAAGCAATTGGAAACTCCCCTGCCGGGATCTTTGTGGTTACGGATAAAAATGCCGGAACTATGCAGGCAGTGGCGCTCGGATTTGACTTTGATGTCGTGAATGCGAAGTGCGGGGCAAAAGAAGACAATCCTGCCTGGCTTTCGAAATACTTGATGGACCTCTGGCTTATGGACAGGGAAAACTGGGACGAGGAAGGACTGGTTACGGAAATCGCAGTCATTGACATTGATGAGGATACCCTTAGCGAAATGAAACAGGCGGGAACCAATCCTTATGTTGTCCTTGGGCTGCTCAATCCGGCAGGAAATGGTAATCACTCAGTTGATAAATCGGAGTTGATGGATCAGGTTTTTGCCGAGGCCGAAGAAAGCCTTGGAGGCCTTAACCCTGAAAACACTCTTATTCTCACGGATATCGGCTCTCCGGCAGAATCTGATTTTTTTCTGAATAACTTCTATTCGGAGTTTTACGGAAGGGAGTTACAATACACACAGAACCTGCTTGCAGTTCAGAACGCAAGAAATGCCCCTCTCTGGTTTGCCTTCTTTGACAAATCCAGCGGGAACTGTACTTATATCGAAGTTTCATACGGAAATGATACTGAGATTAGCTATCAGGTAACGGAAAATATAGACTTTGACACCCTTTCCAAAAACCAGACGTCCATAGATGCCTGGAGTGCAAAAGTAAACTCTTCGGTTTTTGACGGGCGCGAATTTGCGATTCTTACAATCTGCAATGCCTGGGCTACCGGAGATCTTGATTATGAACTTATGCAGTGCCTGGAACTGCACAACCACTTCTGTCCGGGGGTTTCAAGTGGCTATGTACTTGCAAACTGGATGGAAGATAATTACCCGCTTGAGGATGGGGTAAGTTATACGGTCTTTTCCTCCCCTCAGTGGTGTAAAGATGATGTTTTCTTAAAGCGCTGGGATGCCACTCCCGGTACAGGAGGAATCTGGGTCTCTGAATTGACCGACGAACAAATAGAAGCAATTGATAACTCCCTTGCCGGAATTTTTGTTGTTAAGGATAAAAATGCCGGAACTCTTAAGGCAGTGGTACTCGGATATGATTCTGATCTCGTGAGTGCGCAGTGTGGGGCAAAAAAGAATGATCCTGCATGGGTCTCAAAATATCTAACGGACCTCTGGCTTATGGATCCGGATAACTGGGAAGGTCTTGTTACGGAAATCGCAGTTATTGACATTGATGAGGATACCCTAAGCGAAATGGAACTGGCAGATACAAATCCCTATGAAGTTCTTGGACTGCTCAACTCGACAGGGAATGTGAGTGCCTGA
- a CDS encoding DNA-directed RNA polymerase subunit L, translating to MELNIINKTNNELEVEFRGESHTLLNLLKDLLIKDDRVEVAFYDMKHVSISEPILYIKTYGTDPILILKEVAAIIVTQCDEFIEVFSKAANA from the coding sequence ATGGAACTGAACATCATTAATAAAACAAATAACGAGCTCGAAGTCGAGTTCAGAGGCGAATCTCACACCCTTCTCAATCTTCTCAAGGACCTCCTGATTAAAGATGACAGGGTTGAAGTAGCTTTTTACGACATGAAACACGTGAGCATCAGCGAACCTATCCTTTACATCAAAACCTATGGTACGGACCCGATTTTGATCTTAAAGGAAGTGGCAGCAATAATTGTTACTCAGTGCGACGAGTTTATCGAGGTCTTCAGCAAGGCAGCAAATGCCTGA
- the lpdD gene encoding prenylated flavin chaperone LpdD, giving the protein MFKTTRKVGSVELMLEAKKLGEDYLLALTGGKAHAGAVAVGLFDENSRRASSSVITLPGHREEQLALDSARRISRATGKTSVFVAGIHVDNISQEKIGEIVSAAEEMVGSFIASCEKSDMPARRSK; this is encoded by the coding sequence TTGTTTAAAACCACAAGGAAAGTCGGCAGTGTAGAACTCATGCTCGAAGCAAAAAAGCTAGGAGAAGACTACCTGCTGGCCCTTACCGGCGGAAAAGCGCATGCAGGTGCAGTTGCAGTCGGGCTATTTGATGAAAACAGCAGGAGAGCCAGCTCTTCTGTGATCACCCTGCCCGGACACCGGGAAGAGCAGCTTGCTCTGGACAGTGCAAGGCGGATAAGCAGGGCAACAGGAAAGACATCGGTGTTTGTTGCCGGAATCCATGTGGATAATATCAGCCAGGAAAAAATAGGGGAAATAGTTTCAGCCGCAGAGGAAATGGTTGGAAGCTTCATTGCCTCCTGCGAAAAAAGTGACATGCCAGCAAGGAGAAGCAAATAA
- a CDS encoding METTL5 family protein produces MKQRKLEILLEDVEGFSNPDLELEQYQTPSPLAAEILHFAYMQGDLDESVQDLGCGTGILAIGAKLLGAREVLGYDTDPKALEVAKKNAEKLGVEVEFICSDISEVSGHVKTTLMNPPFGARVKGRDRPFLSSALRTSEIIYSIHNRGSLAFIQKFIKPAVITHSYVAKFPLKKTFDFHQKEREIIEVEIYRVAVHE; encoded by the coding sequence ATGAAACAGAGAAAACTTGAAATACTGCTTGAAGATGTAGAAGGTTTTTCCAATCCTGATCTTGAGCTGGAACAATATCAGACCCCTTCTCCCCTTGCTGCCGAAATCCTCCATTTCGCTTACATGCAGGGAGACCTTGACGAATCAGTCCAGGACCTGGGCTGCGGTACAGGTATTCTTGCAATAGGGGCAAAACTTCTGGGAGCCAGGGAGGTCTTGGGATATGATACTGACCCGAAGGCGCTTGAGGTTGCAAAAAAAAATGCCGAGAAGCTTGGAGTGGAGGTGGAGTTCATTTGCTCCGATATTTCGGAAGTCTCGGGGCATGTAAAAACCACACTTATGAACCCTCCATTTGGGGCAAGAGTTAAAGGCAGGGACAGACCTTTTCTTTCGTCAGCATTAAGAACAAGTGAGATTATATATTCCATCCACAATCGCGGAAGCCTTGCTTTTATCCAAAAGTTCATTAAGCCTGCGGTCATTACACACTCTTACGTTGCGAAATTCCCTCTAAAAAAGACTTTCGATTTCCATCAAAAAGAAAGAGAAATTATTGAGGTAGAGATTTACAGGGTCGCTGTTCATGAATAA
- a CDS encoding exosome complex RNA-binding protein Csl4 gives MIRIRKSKTTRKKLTGPGEGKPITEKLVSTVVDSRGLQRDQPRESLRDQPRDQFKNQSRPQSRDQFKGQPRDQFRGQSRGPPRDQFKGQSKDQPTDQFKGDPHKKRRFPYPKKTPRDRKEMSGFRPPVVEVVRSEEELEKGGFVLPGALVGTTEEFKPGTGTAIIAGDIYSTATGNVFIDRKARVVQVKPNTLTPNLLKVGNIIYGRITDVRESGAMVEVAAIEGKENREIVGSRPGDIHVSNVKDAYVKRLLDEFRPSDLIRARVIEVDRMRLTTAEDSLGVVKAYCSICRGELVLEGKKLKCPVCNMTETRKISTEYGKGIQ, from the coding sequence ATGATTAGAATCCGAAAAAGTAAAACTACTAGGAAAAAATTGACAGGTCCTGGTGAAGGAAAGCCGATTACTGAAAAATTAGTCTCAACAGTTGTAGACAGCAGAGGTCTGCAAAGGGATCAGCCAAGAGAATCACTAAGGGATCAACCACGGGATCAGTTTAAAAACCAGTCCCGGCCTCAGTCCAGAGATCAGTTCAAGGGGCAGCCAAGGGATCAGTTTAGAGGTCAATCTCGAGGACCACCCAGAGACCAGTTCAAGGGTCAGTCTAAAGATCAGCCCACCGATCAGTTCAAAGGTGACCCTCACAAAAAGAGAAGGTTCCCATATCCTAAGAAAACTCCCCGAGATAGGAAGGAAATGTCAGGTTTCAGGCCTCCTGTCGTAGAAGTTGTGAGGTCTGAAGAAGAGCTTGAAAAAGGAGGTTTTGTTCTTCCGGGAGCTCTTGTCGGAACTACAGAGGAATTCAAACCAGGCACCGGAACAGCAATAATTGCTGGAGATATTTATTCTACTGCTACAGGCAACGTATTCATTGACCGAAAAGCCAGAGTGGTCCAGGTTAAGCCAAATACACTGACTCCAAATCTCCTTAAAGTAGGAAACATTATTTACGGCAGGATCACTGACGTCCGCGAGTCCGGGGCAATGGTGGAAGTTGCAGCAATTGAAGGAAAAGAAAACAGGGAAATTGTCGGCTCAAGGCCCGGGGATATTCACGTTTCAAATGTCAAGGACGCTTATGTCAAGAGACTCTTAGATGAGTTCAGGCCGTCTGATCTTATAAGAGCCAGGGTAATTGAAGTTGACAGAATGCGCCTTACCACAGCCGAGGATTCCCTTGGAGTTGTAAAAGCTTACTGCTCAATCTGCAGAGGGGAACTTGTGCTGGAAGGGAAAAAGCTTAAATGCCCTGTCTGCAATATGACTGAAACCCGTAAGATTTCAACCGAGTACGGGAAAGGAATCCAATAA
- the cofD gene encoding 2-phospho-L-lactate transferase, which yields MIILSGGTGTPKLLDGLKEILPSEELTVVVNTAEDLWVSGNLISPDLDTVLYLFSGQIDRKNWWGIENDTFRTYECMQELGVEESLKLGDRDRATHIIRSNFIREGASLTEATVKLASLLGIKANIFPMSDDPVSTCIETLKGVMHFQDFWVGKHGEPEVLGVDIRGVSEASVAKKVMEALEKDDKVLIGPSNPITSIGPIISLPGMRELLKQKKVVAVSPIIGNAPVSGPAGKLMQACGLEVSSMGVAEYYQEFLDVFVFDERDRADEFAFEKLGCRACRADTLMTSTEKSKELAEFVVGLFDTIL from the coding sequence ATGATCATATTATCAGGCGGCACTGGAACTCCCAAACTCCTTGACGGGCTCAAGGAAATCCTCCCTTCGGAGGAACTGACCGTTGTTGTAAACACTGCCGAAGACCTGTGGGTTTCTGGGAACCTGATCTCTCCGGACCTTGACACAGTGCTCTATCTCTTCTCAGGCCAGATCGACCGGAAGAACTGGTGGGGCATAGAAAACGATACGTTCAGGACTTATGAATGCATGCAGGAGCTCGGGGTCGAAGAAAGCCTGAAGCTCGGGGACAGGGATCGGGCAACCCATATTATCCGTTCGAACTTCATCCGGGAAGGGGCATCCCTTACGGAAGCAACAGTAAAGCTTGCATCCCTTTTAGGGATCAAGGCAAACATCTTCCCTATGTCCGATGACCCGGTTTCTACCTGTATCGAGACCCTGAAAGGGGTTATGCATTTCCAGGACTTCTGGGTTGGAAAACATGGAGAACCCGAGGTGCTTGGAGTTGATATTCGAGGCGTTTCCGAAGCTTCAGTTGCCAAAAAGGTCATGGAAGCCCTTGAGAAGGACGATAAAGTCCTAATAGGTCCAAGCAACCCCATAACCAGCATAGGTCCTATTATTTCCCTGCCGGGGATGAGGGAACTGCTGAAGCAGAAAAAGGTGGTTGCAGTCAGCCCTATAATAGGTAATGCTCCTGTCAGCGGACCTGCCGGGAAGCTAATGCAGGCATGCGGGCTTGAAGTCTCTTCTATGGGAGTTGCTGAGTACTATCAGGAATTCCTTGACGTCTTTGTTTTCGATGAAAGGGATAGGGCAGACGAATTCGCTTTTGAGAAACTTGGCTGCCGTGCCTGCCGTGCTGATACCCTGATGACTTCCACGGAGAAAAGCAAGGAACTGGCAGAGTTCGTAGTCGGACTTTTCGACACCATATTATAA